In Puniceicoccales bacterium, the following proteins share a genomic window:
- a CDS encoding CesT family type III secretion system chaperone: MEWSEAVVILSEFFRVEDWATEIGGVYEVVLDKAIDLKVYKIDNNTIGLNGTVGEPIGDNKQSESVLKKILQWNFGRLKDNNDVVSIDMAQQKLLIIRRLGLKHIDDCEIIHQAESFVSNLSFWADATTTQQIPIQSLQPY; encoded by the coding sequence ATGGAGTGGAGTGAGGCGGTTGTTATCCTATCGGAATTTTTTAGAGTCGAAGATTGGGCCACCGAGATTGGCGGTGTATACGAAGTTGTTTTAGATAAAGCCATCGATCTCAAGGTATACAAAATCGATAATAACACCATTGGACTTAACGGTACCGTCGGAGAACCAATTGGGGACAACAAACAATCTGAATCGGTTTTAAAAAAAATCCTTCAATGGAATTTTGGTCGATTAAAAGACAACAACGATGTGGTTTCTATCGATATGGCCCAGCAAAAGCTACTGATTATACGGCGGCTTGGACTAAAGCATATCGATGATTGTGAAATCATTCATCAAGCCGAATCCTTTGTGTCTAATCTATCTTTTTGGGCCGACGCAACGACAACCCAACAAATACCAATTCAATCCCTACAGCCATACTAA